Part of the Cinclus cinclus chromosome 10, bCinCin1.1, whole genome shotgun sequence genome is shown below.
ACTTGACGCTGAAGTATTCCTCCGCCTTGGCGATGTAGCCGGCCGAACTGCAGCGCCGGATGCACGGGGCGCTCACTGGGCTCTCGGACGGCTGTGTCATGCCCAGCATCCGGGGCAGGCTCTCCAGGAAGACCTGCGACACGTGAAGCAGTGTCGTGTCCCTTGGCCACCTCCCCACTGTGTTGCTACCTTGTCCCCATTTTCTGCCCACGAACTCCATCTGGCACAGATGCaatgccagggctgtgctctcccCGTGGGGCACAGTGTGACCCTTGTACCCACCAGtgcacccaccccagcccaCACCCTGCTTACCTCTCTGACCCAGTCAGACATGATGTGGGTACTGGGGGTGCGGAAGTGGAAGTTGAGGACCACGACAGAGATTATCACCACGGCTGTCACCAGAAGCATGATAAAAAGCAGATACCTGGTAGGGAGCGTGGTCTTAGAGCCAGTATTGCCACAGGAACcgggcacaggcagagctgccctcTGGCACCAAGGGTCTCCACAGTGTCCCCACTGCACTCAGGGGTGCCCAGGACTCACTTGCCGATGAGGGGGATGGCATGGGAAGTGGCAGGCAGGCGCTGGGAGATCAGCAGGAGGAAGACAGACTGAGCCAGGAGCACTGAGATTACCAGGGTCATCTTCTCACCACCTGGGAGAACAGGTGAGCTCAGGACAAAGCTTGTCCCAGGTACCTCTAGCAGAGTATCCAGTGCCAGGGTTGCCCTTCCAGTGTCCCATGATACAGTGCCCCATACAGGGGCTTTCTGTTAGGGGAGTACCCTGGGGTCCCACATGGGACCAAGGACCTGTGCCCAGGTGCACTTCTGCCAGGATGCCTGGCTGGGGTGATGGTGTTCTACATGGAGATATTCCAGTTCCATGATGTCCTCACACTGGACATTAGGTTGTAGCTGTGCCCCAGGACCTGGTACAGATGTGGGACATGGAGATGCCCCATGGATGTGACTCCCATTACTGGCACACATGCCACAGGGCTCACTCACTGTCGGCGGGCAGATAGAAGACAAGGATGACCATGAAAGCGATGAGGATGCAGGGTATGACAATGTTGATGACATAGAAGAGTGGCTTGCGCTTGATGATGAGGTAGAAGGTGATGTCCTGGTGTTCACTGGTGTCCGGGGAAATGTCAGGGTAGATGTTCTTGCGGGCCGGGCGGTGGATGATTTCCCACTCCCCATTCTCTGCCAGGGCACAagggacacagcacacagcatgGGGGACACCTGTCATGACCATCCTCCCAGGCCCACTAGCAGCAGTCTCCCCCTGTAGGGTGTGGATAGCATTCCAACGTGCAATGAGTGCCAGGATGCCAAAGCCCCAGGTAGTGAAGTTGCTCCATGACAGCGTGCCCCAACTCCAGACTGGAccaccccctccccactgccaccTCTGCCCTTTACTGGGTGTGTCACCATCACAGGACACGGCAGAGAGCACCAGCATTACCTGTGAAGCCTTCAGGGTCAATGATGATCCACTCCACTGGGTAAGACTTCTCCGTGTCTGGGTCAGTGTCCGTCTTCAAGTGCATGTTGATCTCCAGAGCACTGTATGCCAGCGACCTGGACCACAGCCAGGGACACAGAGAGTGAGGGCCTGCTGGGTACCCACCACCCATCCTACCCTGACCTCCAGCATGATGGACTTAGGCCACCAAGTCACCCTACAGACCCCCACCTTGCTGCACCTCGACAGCAAGgggaggtgctggcagcagcaggcaccCAGGCATGACATGGCCACCATGCTGCCCTGACCCAGCCACCCAGCACCTGAATCTGAGGGAGCAGTTCTGCCAGTCAAAGGGGAAGAAGTCAACATTGATGAGGCAGGTGGTGCGGAAGATGGCAGGGGGCAGCCAGTAGACGTAGCCCGTGTCATAGATGAGGACGTTGCAGTAGTAGGCGACCTCAAAGAGCCCATCattgctgtgccaggagggAGACAAGGTTATGGCACGGCTCTGAAGGGGCCAGGGGAGTCCTGGGCATGCACTGGGAAGAGTTCAGAAGGATTGGGAGGGGAAATTAAGGCACAGCTCACTTGTTCTCCAGGACTATCTCTGGCAGCCACAGCATGTCTGGCGGCAGGCGGAGCACCTCAATGTCCCCAAACTCAGACTTATTCCACTGCAGGCGGTAATCGGTCCAGCCCTGGAGGGGAGGATACTCAGGTCACCCCTTCACCATGCTGGGCCACCCCATGGTGGCACAAGTGATGCTGTGACACCTGTCCCTACTCACGTGCTCAAGCCATACGTTGGTGGTGAGTGTCTCATCCACCTCTTTCTGTAAACAGCAACATAAGGCAGTGAGATGCCAGGGTGTTCCCCCAGCCCAGGACCCTCAACCCTCACCAGCCAGGGTTGGGGACAGCAGGCTCTGGGTTCCACCCCACACAGCCAGCCCTTGGGGTGAGGCATGGCTGGGGGGCACCCCAGAGTGGGCCCTGCCCACTGGGGCTCACCAGCGAGATTAGGTTGGAGAGGGTGAGGGCCAGGTAGACATCCACAACCTCATCAGTGGAGACCACAGGGCGCAGCTCTTTGTCATAGCCCTTCTCCTCGAACAGGTGATGGATGAGCCGCTCCTCATGGTTCACGCAGAGCCCACCTGGGGGTGTGGGGTCAAGCAAACCAGGGAGCTCAGGGGTTACTGGGCCCACTGCCACCCCATAGGAATGCTCGGCAAGGGCAGGGTGGTATAGAATATAGGGGAGAGGAACAGGCCAGGACACTGCATGTCTGTGCTGCACAGGAGAGCAGACAGGGACATGCAGGAATGACAGACACATGGGACCACATGGTCACACATGGTCACAGGACAAGGATGTGGGCACAGACACAGAGGGCCAAACAGATACAaacccagcacagagagggaCACAGACACAAGACATTTGGATACAGACATTGTGGAACTGTGCACATAAGTGGCTatacacacagaaaatacaTGGACATGGACCCGGTGTGTGCAGGGATATGTGGTCATAGATTCCACACAAACAGGGACTTACAGAGACACATGGATACAATGACACTGTGTGCTGACAGCACATAGCCTGGGCAGGGACATGGCTCTGGGTGGCACAGCCACCAAAGAAGCACAAAGGACATGCAGTAGTGGACTCTGCCAGGTAATACCCAAAATACAGCCCTAGGGACCCTGGTGCCCAGTTTGGACCCTGCCACCATCATTCCCCACCAACCCCATCGAGGGGGCCCTTAACCCCATGGACACCCCATGCAGCAGAGCAACAGGACACCCCACGACCCAGACCCTGCTCACCCGACAGCATCAGTGCCCCGAGCAGGGCCAGCTGCTGCAACAGGTTCCCCATGAGGTGCCCACAGTGCCCTCACGCCGTGCCAGGCCCTGGCCGCTTCCCTGCCTGGCCTGGCTGAGCGGATGTCCGGCTGCCGGAGGGAGTGGGAGATGGATGGTGCCAGGTGCTGAGGGGGAAGGGGACAGGCACCAGAGAGCTGCTCCAACCCCGCTCTTCTGGCACCCCCACGTGCAAGGAAGGGGAGATGGGCAGGCACAGCTGGTCTTGCTGGCCCCACGGGTGTCAGCCCATCACCCTGATGATGCTGGgcatcccagcacaggcactgtgGGCACGGGGAGCAGCcgtcccttccctgctgctcaaCAGTCCCAGTGATGCTGCTCGGAGTGGCAGGGTCCCCATGGCAGAGTCCCCAAGGTACCCACTGGTGCCCAAGCAGAGGGTTGACACCCACCACTGACCAATGACCCAGGGCACACTCAGGCCCTGCATCAGGAGGTTTCACATGAGTCCCTGAGGGGTGTCACTGGGGTGAGaaccagtgctgtgctgtggatGCTGCATGGGCAGGAAGGGGGTCTGAcccctggggagggggctggggagTCTGTTGCAGAGTGGGCGCAGCAGGAACCAAAGCTGGAGGCATCATTTCAGAGTACAAGGGGGGTGGGAAGGGGGATGCAATAGGTTGTCATAGCTCCCCTGTCACCCACTTCACCAGCACTGTGTGGCACAGCACTCACTTCACATTCGCCAGCTACTGGAAAATAGAGCCCttctttattgaaaaataaacctTCTCTGTACAAATAAATAACAGGTGCCTCTGGGGAAGGTGGGGTGAGGGAAGGTGGGGTTTCCAGGGGAGAGGACTGTGATTCCTGGCTGAGATGCTTCAGGTACCCACCAGGGCCCCATTGCTCTGGGGAAGTAAGGAAGTGCTGGTGGGAAGAGAGACTGAGGTGCAACTCAGGACAAAGGTGCAACTGGGGTGGAAAAGCCTAAGACTGGGAGAGGAGTGTGTTTGAAGGATCTAAGAGACACCTGCCCCAGTGCCCTCTCCCCATGCTGGCACACTGCCCCAGGAGTACCATTAGGTTTTCAGTGCTTCGAGTGCCAGAGCAACGAGGCCAGGCATGCTACGGGCCAGGGAGTCACTCTCCAGCCCCACAAGGCCAGTGAAAGCCGTGGGGCGGCCCCCTACAGTGGCCCGAACTTGTGCCCGGTACAG
Proteins encoded:
- the CHRND gene encoding acetylcholine receptor subunit delta, with translation MGNLLQQLALLGALMLSGGLCVNHEERLIHHLFEEKGYDKELRPVVSTDEVVDVYLALTLSNLISLKEVDETLTTNVWLEHGWTDYRLQWNKSEFGDIEVLRLPPDMLWLPEIVLENNNDGLFEVAYYCNVLIYDTGYVYWLPPAIFRTTCLINVDFFPFDWQNCSLRFRSLAYSALEINMHLKTDTDPDTEKSYPVEWIIIDPEGFTENGEWEIIHRPARKNIYPDISPDTSEHQDITFYLIIKRKPLFYVINIVIPCILIAFMVILVFYLPADSGEKMTLVISVLLAQSVFLLLISQRLPATSHAIPLIGKYLLFIMLLVTAVVIISVVVLNFHFRTPSTHIMSDWVREVFLESLPRMLGMTQPSESPVSAPCIRRCSSAGYIAKAEEYFSVKSRSELMFEKQSERHGLTSRITPARLAPLGMDSGEEQPYEHIKPVIDNANYIVKHMRDENSYNEEIDNWNCVARTLDRLCFFLITPTLVVGTLWIFLMGIYNHPPPLPFAGDPYDYREENKRFI